One genomic region from Bradyrhizobium icense encodes:
- a CDS encoding non-ribosomal peptide synthetase, whose amino-acid sequence MHKDNLVERLRCHAALRPDGIALRFLEGDGVAEELTFAGLDARIRSVAARLQQLGGAGERAVILLPSGLDYAVAFYACLYSGVIAVPAYPPEGGAERYAGRLNGILRDATPRFILTETALLGAVEAALPEPANVEVVAVDAIPAAFATEWRETGPEADTIAFLQYTSGSTSQPKGVCVSHANLTANEKAIEAVARGTLDDVFVSWLPLYHDMGLIGGLLNPLFTGFTAVLMSPRNFLERPRRWLEAIDHHGGTISGGPDFAFALCADRISNETIDRLDLSRWRFAFSGSEFVRHTTLRRFGERFKRAGFKRCALTACYGLAEATLLVTAGEFTTETVSHTLDTAALAAGRVAAADQGTDLVACGRTVANHVTRIMRIDGSAAAPADAVGEIWVAGPSVAQGYWNNPEATQKAFVERDGARWLRTGDIGFIQDGTLIVTGRLKDLLIVRGQNVYPTDVEQAVEAEVESVRSGRVAAFAVEIDGRESIGVAAEFSRAVLKRSDPEALAQGIGEAVLRQAQEYPAVIVLLNPQAMPLTTSGKLQRSACAAGWASNTLDSFMVFERGRRRDGAVLTAPATDTERALASIWCEALGVQAVHREDDFFVLGGNSIAAGQIAAALRERFGVELELRSFFDAPKLASFADYIDVLLREGAERTLPPIQRAAPADRATLSHAQERLWFLWNLDPGGTAYTVASTIRLKGKLDHIALSQAIAEIVRRHEVLRTTFAATDGRARQIVHDALGVDIRLQDLRGSPDEDATEIRRSELGKPFDLVNGPLLRAVLLQIADDAHELLLLAHHIVVDGWSLDVMLEELAGLYRNVTGQDAGRPPVPMMQYADFAVWQRNWLAGGEGDRQLAYWRAKLGDAHPVLALAHDRPRMATQSHAGDTVGLAIDGALAARLREIAAKHRVSVFMLLLGAYQALLHRYTGQSDLRVGVPVAGRRHAQLERLIGCFVNTLVLRAEIADGATFPGLLQQVKDAVIDALSHQDLPFEMLVDGLRPERSGAHNPLFQAKFNYMTAPRGFDGVEGLTAEIDIMDLAGSHFDLALDIVDGAGGMKATFNYATDLFDSPTIARLAAQFGSLLRQIAENAEQRISDFVIDDANRQVVPSQAATFGFTDVVSLHRASTANRQAEVAIRCGSETLTFAELERKSNRIAHMLASKGVTCEVPVALWIERSPAFVVALLGVLKAGGAYVPLDPKWPLERIRRILQDGGIEIVLAAGEKLAEARALDRTVLDAEAEAAREDTSSAPSDNLIHPAQTAYVIYTSGSTGTPKGVAVSHGALANYVQALLQRLQPQPLASIAMVSTVAADLGHTVLFGALASGATLHLLPPETVFDADALANAMRDGEIGILKIVPSHLRGLLNASRSADLLPREALILGGEACDAALLNEIRQLRPQCRILNHYGPTETTVGAVTQECEPEGETGLVPIGLPLANLHAHVLDDALNEVPIGVAGELYIGGAGVARGYRGKAGLTAERFIPDPFGPAGERLYRTGDRVRCDRAGRLIFLGRGDDQIKLRGYRIELGEVGRAIKALQGIDDAVVTARAIGDSAERQELVAYCVPVMGATPTPNVIKQQLAAVVPEYMVPSHIIILQRLPLTANGKVDRKALPDPAGDVVAANYSEPLGDTEEQIAAVWREVLGRERIGRNDNFFELGGDSILSLQIIARLRKRGIRLTPKQVFGQQTVAGLATVAAVATAPLAGKESSTAKVSTAAATSMRHLLPIQARFFSEDIANRNHWNQAVLLVPQTRMDWETLRRALTTIVDHHDALCLQFAQVDGAWHATQGTPPSPSELLWIHTDVGDATQVTAIASAAQESLSLSSGSLLHAAAMDLADGSQRLLIVIHHLVVDGVSWRVLLEDLASAYDQLKRDAVVTLPPKSEAYASWGERLHSYAAIRELADELPFWLDGAAGPSLPCDDDHGGVDRVGDGEEVSLVFDAEVTSRLLQEAPSAYRTQVNDLMLASLLRAISRWSQRDDVTVELEGHGREDIFSGVDISRTVGWFTTAFPVRLQGGSDDDASLIKTVKEKLRAIPNRGLGYGVLRYLGSEDQRRALAQLPEPQLVFNYLGRFDGSVGASSLFGFAPESAGGSRSATAPLRGWLNITGLVREGRLHLSFGYGRKRYRWETVARLAKLYETALRELVAHCCSGASGLTPSDVALSGLEQADLDRLAATLGLRSIEDLYPLSPMQQGMLFHALRDGDNDAYVNQVGLELFGFEAVKLRAAWQAVSDRHAALRTGFVWQHLSGAAQQVVHRHVTVPFVEEDWRSRTAVLERNGGRAELDAALADASRRERESGFDVSQPPLQRVRLIRLDDKRHWLIWTHHHIFVDGWSSARLVAEVLQHVSGGTLPSVQGSYRDYIAWLQSRDHAGAKKFWRDALAGLEAPTLLVNTPATNNKPSEAEGHGSVALALNAELTERLKAFAKRERVTLNTLIQAAWAQLLRRHSGQAAVCFGVTVSGRPADLPGSEEMVGLFINTLPIVDAPSPQARAGDWLRQLQEQNLALREHGWTPLYEIQRLAGQAGQTLFDSILVFENYPIDQALRRTGESGPRLGRVQHVTPTNYALAVAVFAGSERLDLEFNYDRARFDAAAIRRLRDILHGLLERIAANAERPIGDLGLSAGDEARRILEWSGAGRLARGASYVGVVAHIEAQAARAPSALAIVWGDKRLSYGELNARANQFARRLRHFDVGPDRLIGVALARSPEMMVALLAVLKAGGAYLPLDPDYPAERLAYMLRDSAATLVLTQSALLEPLAPVLRETGVEAWCIDEPQRPVGDDTANLNVEIHPDSLAYVIYTSGSTGTPKGVAVTHGPLAMHCEAIGRLYRMTSRDREFQSASINFDIAHERWLVPLMTGGSLVLPSRPGLLIDDLVDEIERNSVSTIFLPPAYADQLSAALRQSGRRLAIRACIVGGEAWSDTGIKALRQVADVDLLVNAYGPTETVIAPTAWLVDDAALTPGQPAPVGRPVGIRSAYILDADLNIAPVGVTGELFIGGIGLARGYLNRRALTAERFIPDPFGSSGARLYRTGDLARWRGDGVIEYVGRADQQVKIRGFRIELGEIEARLLEQRGVRAAAVVTRESRTGRQLIAYASGEPMLDGRALRDALSANLPDYMVPSTIVLLEQLPLTLNGKIDRRALPSPDEDGQAHRGYEAPEDEIEIALAKIWAELLGVEQIGRNDHFFELGGHSLLAVRVLSRVSQEIGVSIPVSDLFVHPDLASFARVVSIRLIEQEFDADELQDLIAAGQ is encoded by the coding sequence ATGCACAAGGACAACCTCGTCGAACGCCTACGGTGCCATGCCGCGTTACGCCCGGACGGAATCGCGTTGCGCTTCCTGGAGGGGGACGGCGTCGCCGAAGAGTTGACGTTTGCCGGTCTCGACGCCCGGATTCGATCCGTCGCAGCCCGGCTGCAGCAGTTGGGCGGCGCGGGCGAGCGCGCGGTGATCCTTCTGCCCAGCGGCCTCGACTATGCCGTGGCGTTCTATGCGTGCCTGTATTCGGGCGTGATCGCCGTCCCGGCCTATCCGCCGGAGGGCGGCGCCGAACGCTATGCAGGGCGTCTCAACGGCATTCTGCGCGACGCGACGCCTCGCTTCATCCTGACGGAGACCGCGCTGCTTGGTGCGGTGGAAGCGGCACTTCCCGAGCCGGCGAACGTAGAGGTCGTCGCGGTGGATGCGATACCGGCGGCGTTTGCAACGGAGTGGCGCGAGACCGGGCCGGAGGCGGACACGATTGCCTTCCTGCAGTACACGTCCGGATCGACTTCGCAGCCGAAGGGCGTTTGCGTCTCGCACGCTAACCTGACGGCCAACGAGAAGGCCATCGAGGCCGTGGCCCGAGGGACGCTCGACGACGTCTTCGTGAGTTGGCTGCCGCTCTATCACGACATGGGGCTGATCGGCGGGTTGTTGAATCCGCTGTTTACCGGCTTTACCGCCGTCCTGATGTCGCCGCGCAATTTTCTCGAGCGGCCTCGCCGCTGGCTTGAGGCGATCGATCATCACGGTGGCACGATCAGCGGTGGACCTGATTTCGCCTTCGCGCTGTGTGCTGACCGCATTTCCAATGAGACGATCGACCGGCTCGACCTCAGCCGCTGGCGATTCGCATTCTCCGGCTCGGAATTCGTGCGCCACACGACGCTGCGCAGGTTCGGCGAAAGGTTCAAGCGGGCCGGGTTCAAGCGATGCGCGTTGACTGCCTGCTATGGTCTGGCCGAGGCGACGCTGCTGGTGACGGCCGGCGAGTTCACCACCGAGACCGTCAGCCATACCCTCGATACGGCAGCGCTTGCGGCAGGCCGCGTCGCAGCCGCCGACCAAGGCACCGATCTCGTGGCGTGCGGCCGGACGGTCGCCAATCATGTCACGCGCATCATGCGCATCGATGGGTCGGCTGCGGCACCGGCCGACGCAGTCGGCGAGATCTGGGTCGCCGGTCCGAGTGTCGCGCAAGGATACTGGAACAATCCTGAGGCGACGCAAAAAGCATTCGTCGAGCGCGATGGCGCGCGCTGGCTGCGTACCGGAGATATCGGATTCATTCAGGACGGCACGCTGATCGTGACGGGCCGGCTCAAGGACCTGCTGATCGTTCGCGGGCAGAATGTCTATCCGACTGATGTCGAGCAGGCGGTCGAAGCCGAGGTCGAATCCGTCCGCAGCGGACGGGTTGCCGCGTTCGCGGTCGAGATCGATGGACGGGAAAGCATCGGCGTCGCGGCAGAATTCAGCCGTGCCGTACTCAAGCGCAGCGATCCCGAAGCGCTTGCGCAGGGAATCGGCGAGGCGGTGCTGCGGCAGGCGCAGGAATATCCGGCCGTGATCGTCCTGTTGAATCCGCAAGCGATGCCGCTGACGACGAGCGGAAAACTGCAGCGCTCCGCCTGCGCCGCCGGCTGGGCCAGCAACACGCTCGACAGTTTTATGGTCTTTGAGCGAGGGCGGCGCCGCGATGGCGCCGTATTGACGGCGCCCGCGACCGATACCGAGCGCGCGCTGGCGTCGATCTGGTGCGAGGCGCTTGGCGTCCAGGCGGTGCATCGCGAGGATGATTTCTTCGTGCTGGGCGGAAACTCGATCGCGGCCGGCCAGATTGCTGCCGCGCTGCGCGAACGCTTCGGCGTCGAGCTGGAATTGCGCAGTTTTTTCGACGCGCCGAAGCTTGCCTCATTCGCTGATTATATCGACGTGCTGTTGCGCGAGGGCGCGGAGAGGACGCTTCCCCCGATCCAGCGGGCAGCGCCGGCCGACCGCGCGACCTTGTCCCATGCGCAGGAGCGGCTGTGGTTTCTCTGGAATCTGGATCCCGGCGGAACGGCGTATACGGTCGCGAGCACGATCCGGCTGAAGGGAAAGCTCGACCATATCGCCTTGTCGCAGGCGATTGCGGAAATCGTTCGGCGTCATGAGGTGCTGCGCACCACGTTCGCCGCAACGGATGGCCGCGCAAGGCAGATCGTTCACGACGCCCTCGGCGTCGATATCAGGCTCCAGGATCTCCGTGGAAGTCCCGACGAGGATGCCACGGAGATCAGACGGTCCGAGCTCGGAAAACCGTTCGATCTTGTCAATGGGCCGCTATTGCGGGCGGTACTGCTTCAGATCGCAGATGATGCGCACGAATTGCTGCTGCTTGCCCATCACATCGTCGTCGACGGATGGTCGCTCGACGTGATGCTCGAAGAGCTGGCGGGACTCTACCGCAACGTTACTGGGCAGGATGCCGGCCGGCCGCCGGTGCCGATGATGCAGTATGCGGATTTCGCCGTCTGGCAGCGAAACTGGCTTGCAGGTGGCGAAGGAGATCGGCAGCTCGCCTATTGGCGCGCAAAGCTGGGCGACGCGCACCCGGTGCTGGCTCTGGCCCATGACCGGCCGCGTATGGCGACGCAAAGTCACGCTGGCGACACGGTCGGCCTTGCCATCGACGGCGCGCTGGCCGCCCGGCTGCGGGAGATCGCCGCAAAACATCGCGTGAGCGTTTTCATGCTGCTGCTCGGTGCATATCAGGCGCTGTTGCATCGCTATACGGGGCAGAGCGATTTGCGCGTCGGCGTGCCGGTCGCGGGACGTCGTCACGCGCAGCTCGAGCGACTGATTGGCTGCTTCGTCAACACGCTGGTGCTGCGGGCCGAGATTGCCGATGGCGCGACCTTCCCGGGCCTGCTGCAGCAGGTCAAGGACGCGGTGATCGACGCGCTGTCGCATCAGGATTTGCCCTTCGAAATGCTTGTCGACGGGCTGCGCCCTGAACGAAGCGGTGCGCACAATCCGCTGTTCCAGGCCAAGTTCAATTACATGACGGCGCCGCGCGGGTTCGACGGCGTCGAAGGGCTTACCGCCGAAATCGACATCATGGACCTCGCGGGATCGCATTTCGATCTCGCGCTCGACATCGTCGATGGCGCCGGCGGCATGAAGGCAACATTCAACTACGCCACCGATCTGTTCGATTCCCCGACCATCGCGCGGCTGGCGGCGCAGTTCGGTTCATTGCTGCGGCAGATCGCGGAAAATGCGGAACAACGGATTTCGGACTTCGTCATCGACGATGCGAACCGGCAGGTCGTGCCGAGCCAGGCCGCCACGTTCGGATTTACCGATGTGGTCAGTCTTCATCGCGCGTCGACGGCGAACCGCCAGGCCGAGGTCGCCATCCGGTGCGGCAGCGAGACGCTGACATTCGCCGAGCTGGAGCGAAAGTCAAACCGCATCGCTCACATGCTCGCCAGCAAAGGCGTGACGTGCGAGGTGCCGGTTGCGCTGTGGATCGAGCGTTCGCCGGCTTTCGTCGTCGCGCTGCTTGGCGTGCTGAAAGCGGGCGGCGCCTATGTGCCGCTCGATCCGAAATGGCCGCTGGAGCGCATCAGGCGCATCCTGCAAGACGGCGGCATCGAAATCGTGCTGGCGGCCGGCGAGAAGCTGGCCGAAGCGCGTGCACTCGATCGCACTGTGCTCGATGCGGAAGCTGAAGCTGCGCGCGAGGACACATCGAGCGCGCCATCAGACAATCTGATCCATCCGGCGCAGACCGCCTACGTCATCTATACCTCCGGATCGACCGGAACGCCGAAGGGCGTTGCCGTCTCGCACGGTGCGTTGGCCAACTATGTGCAGGCCCTGCTGCAGCGCCTGCAGCCGCAGCCTTTGGCGAGCATCGCGATGGTCTCGACCGTGGCGGCGGATCTCGGCCACACCGTCCTGTTCGGCGCGCTCGCCTCCGGCGCGACACTGCATCTGCTGCCGCCGGAAACGGTGTTCGACGCGGATGCGCTCGCAAACGCCATGCGCGACGGCGAGATCGGCATTCTCAAGATCGTGCCCAGCCATTTGCGCGGGCTGTTAAACGCGTCGCGCTCGGCCGATCTCCTGCCGCGCGAGGCGCTCATCCTCGGCGGAGAAGCCTGCGACGCCGCGCTGTTGAACGAGATCCGGCAGTTGCGGCCGCAGTGCCGAATTCTAAATCACTACGGCCCGACGGAAACGACAGTCGGCGCGGTCACGCAAGAATGTGAGCCTGAAGGCGAGACGGGTTTGGTTCCCATTGGCTTGCCGCTAGCCAATCTGCATGCTCACGTTCTGGATGATGCGCTGAACGAGGTTCCGATCGGCGTAGCCGGCGAACTCTACATTGGCGGCGCCGGCGTCGCGCGCGGCTATCGTGGCAAGGCCGGCTTGACCGCCGAGCGCTTCATTCCGGATCCGTTTGGGCCGGCCGGTGAGCGGCTGTACCGAACCGGCGATCGCGTTCGCTGCGATCGGGCCGGCCGGCTGATATTCCTCGGCCGTGGCGATGATCAGATCAAGCTACGCGGTTATCGCATCGAGCTTGGCGAAGTCGGGCGCGCCATCAAGGCGCTGCAGGGGATCGATGACGCGGTGGTTACTGCGCGCGCCATCGGAGACAGCGCCGAACGCCAGGAGCTCGTTGCTTACTGCGTGCCTGTGATGGGCGCCACGCCGACGCCAAATGTAATCAAACAGCAATTGGCCGCGGTGGTGCCGGAATACATGGTGCCGTCGCACATTATTATTCTGCAGCGGCTGCCGCTGACAGCAAACGGCAAGGTCGACCGCAAGGCGCTGCCGGATCCGGCTGGGGATGTGGTCGCTGCGAACTATTCCGAGCCGCTGGGAGACACCGAGGAACAGATTGCGGCGGTGTGGCGTGAGGTGCTCGGCCGCGAACGCATCGGCCGCAACGACAATTTCTTCGAGCTTGGCGGCGATTCCATTCTCAGCCTGCAGATCATCGCACGCCTGCGTAAGCGCGGCATCCGCCTGACGCCGAAGCAGGTCTTCGGCCAGCAAACCGTGGCGGGGTTGGCAACCGTCGCTGCCGTCGCGACGGCACCTTTAGCAGGGAAGGAGAGTTCGACCGCAAAGGTATCGACCGCTGCGGCAACCAGCATGCGTCATTTGCTGCCAATTCAGGCACGCTTTTTCAGCGAAGACATCGCCAACCGGAATCACTGGAACCAGGCGGTGTTGCTGGTCCCGCAAACGCGGATGGATTGGGAGACGCTGCGGCGGGCGCTGACGACGATCGTCGATCATCACGATGCGTTGTGTCTGCAGTTCGCGCAGGTGGACGGCGCATGGCATGCGACGCAGGGCACGCCGCCATCGCCGTCGGAGTTGCTGTGGATCCATACCGATGTCGGAGATGCGACCCAGGTCACCGCGATTGCATCGGCCGCACAGGAAAGCCTGTCGCTGTCTTCGGGCTCCTTGCTGCATGCCGCGGCGATGGATCTTGCGGACGGCAGCCAGCGGCTGCTGATCGTGATCCATCATCTGGTTGTCGACGGCGTGTCCTGGCGGGTCCTGCTGGAAGACCTGGCCTCGGCTTACGACCAGTTGAAGAGAGACGCCGTGGTGACGCTGCCGCCGAAGAGCGAGGCTTATGCGTCCTGGGGCGAGCGGCTCCATTCCTATGCGGCGATCCGGGAGCTTGCTGACGAACTGCCGTTCTGGCTCGATGGTGCGGCGGGCCCAAGCCTGCCGTGCGACGATGATCATGGCGGCGTCGATCGTGTCGGTGACGGCGAAGAGGTGTCGCTGGTGTTCGATGCCGAAGTGACGTCGAGGCTGCTGCAGGAGGCGCCGTCGGCCTATCGGACGCAGGTCAACGATCTGATGCTGGCGAGCCTCTTGCGCGCCATATCGCGCTGGAGTCAGCGCGACGATGTGACGGTCGAGCTCGAAGGCCATGGCCGCGAGGACATCTTTTCGGGAGTGGATATTTCCCGCACGGTGGGGTGGTTCACGACGGCGTTCCCGGTGCGGCTGCAGGGCGGGTCAGACGACGACGCGTCCCTGATCAAGACCGTCAAGGAAAAACTTCGCGCGATTCCGAACCGCGGGCTTGGTTATGGCGTGTTACGCTATCTCGGCTCCGAGGATCAGCGCCGCGCGCTGGCGCAACTGCCGGAACCGCAACTCGTCTTCAACTATCTCGGCCGCTTCGACGGCAGCGTAGGGGCTTCCTCGCTGTTCGGATTCGCGCCCGAAAGCGCGGGTGGGTCTCGCAGCGCCACCGCGCCCTTGCGGGGATGGCTGAACATCACCGGTCTGGTGCGTGAGGGACGTCTGCATCTGTCCTTCGGATATGGACGCAAGCGCTATCGGTGGGAGACGGTCGCGCGGCTGGCGAAGCTTTACGAAACCGCCCTGCGCGAACTGGTGGCGCATTGCTGCAGCGGCGCATCTGGTCTCACGCCTTCGGATGTCGCGTTGTCCGGGCTCGAACAGGCCGATCTCGATCGGTTGGCGGCGACCCTGGGTCTCCGCAGCATCGAGGACCTCTATCCGCTTTCGCCGATGCAGCAGGGCATGCTGTTCCACGCGCTCAGGGATGGCGACAATGATGCGTATGTGAACCAGGTCGGGCTCGAGCTGTTCGGTTTTGAGGCCGTCAAGCTTCGAGCCGCGTGGCAGGCGGTGAGTGACCGGCACGCCGCTTTGCGGACCGGCTTTGTCTGGCAGCACCTCTCAGGCGCGGCTCAGCAGGTGGTGCACCGTCATGTGACGGTGCCGTTCGTCGAAGAGGATTGGCGCAGTCGCACGGCAGTGCTGGAACGCAATGGCGGCCGCGCTGAACTGGATGCGGCGCTGGCGGACGCATCGCGTCGGGAGCGCGAGAGTGGCTTTGACGTCTCTCAGCCGCCGTTGCAGCGGGTGCGGTTGATCCGGCTCGACGACAAGCGCCACTGGCTGATCTGGACCCATCACCACATCTTTGTCGACGGCTGGAGCTCGGCGCGGCTGGTGGCGGAGGTGCTGCAGCATGTGAGCGGCGGCACGCTGCCGTCCGTGCAGGGAAGCTATCGCGATTACATCGCATGGCTGCAAAGTCGCGATCACGCAGGCGCCAAGAAATTCTGGCGCGACGCTTTGGCAGGGCTCGAAGCGCCGACCCTGCTGGTGAATACGCCGGCTACGAACAACAAGCCATCGGAGGCAGAAGGACACGGCAGCGTTGCACTCGCTTTGAATGCGGAGTTGACCGAACGCCTGAAGGCATTTGCGAAGCGCGAGCGCGTGACGCTCAACACGCTCATTCAGGCTGCATGGGCGCAGTTGTTGCGGCGGCATTCGGGGCAGGCCGCCGTCTGCTTCGGGGTGACTGTATCGGGTCGTCCGGCAGACCTGCCGGGCTCCGAGGAGATGGTGGGCCTCTTCATCAATACGTTACCGATTGTCGACGCGCCGAGCCCGCAAGCGCGAGCCGGCGATTGGCTGCGTCAGTTGCAGGAGCAGAACCTGGCCTTGCGCGAGCATGGCTGGACGCCGCTTTACGAAATCCAGCGCCTCGCCGGCCAGGCCGGGCAGACGCTGTTCGACAGCATTCTCGTGTTCGAAAACTATCCGATCGATCAGGCGCTGCGGCGAACCGGGGAGAGCGGCCCGCGCCTCGGACGGGTGCAACATGTGACGCCGACAAACTATGCGCTGGCGGTTGCCGTGTTCGCCGGGAGCGAACGGCTCGATCTCGAGTTCAACTACGACCGCGCCCGGTTCGACGCGGCGGCGATCCGGCGCCTTCGGGACATCCTGCACGGATTGCTGGAACGGATCGCGGCCAATGCGGAGCGGCCGATCGGCGATCTCGGATTATCCGCCGGTGACGAGGCCCGGCGAATTCTGGAATGGAGCGGTGCCGGCCGTTTGGCGAGAGGTGCTTCCTATGTCGGCGTCGTCGCGCATATCGAGGCGCAAGCGGCGCGGGCGCCTTCTGCCCTTGCGATTGTGTGGGGCGATAAGCGCCTGAGCTATGGAGAGCTGAACGCCCGGGCCAATCAGTTTGCGCGGCGGCTTCGCCACTTCGACGTCGGCCCAGATCGCCTGATCGGCGTCGCCTTGGCGCGCAGCCCGGAAATGATGGTCGCGCTGCTGGCCGTTCTGAAAGCTGGCGGCGCCTACCTTCCGCTCGATCCGGATTATCCGGCCGAACGGCTCGCCTACATGCTGCGCGACAGTGCGGCGACACTGGTGTTGACGCAAAGCGCGCTGCTCGAGCCGCTTGCGCCGGTGCTGCGCGAGACCGGGGTCGAGGCCTGGTGCATCGACGAGCCGCAACGCCCCGTCGGCGACGATACGGCCAATCTGAACGTCGAGATCCATCCGGATAGCCTGGCGTATGTAATCTACACGTCGGGTTCGACCGGGACACCGAAGGGCGTGGCTGTAACGCATGGGCCGCTTGCCATGCATTGCGAAGCGATCGGCCGGTTGTACCGCATGACTTCGCGCGACCGGGAATTCCAATCGGCCTCGATCAATTTCGACATCGCCCACGAGCGCTGGCTGGTGCCGCTGATGACGGGCGGGTCGCTCGTGCTGCCATCCAGGCCGGGTCTGTTGATCGACGACCTCGTCGATGAGATCGAGAGAAACTCGGTCTCGACGATCTTTCTGCCGCCGGCCTATGCGGACCAATTGAGCGCAGCGTTGCGGCAGAGTGGACGCCGGCTTGCGATCAGAGCCTGCATTGTCGGCGGCGAAGCCTGGTCGGATACCGGAATCAAGGCGCTCCGTCAGGTTGCCGACGTAGACCTTCTGGTCAACGCCTACGGTCCGACCGAAACGGTGATCGCGCCGACGGCGTGGCTCGTCGACGACGCCGCGCTGACGCCGGGTCAGCCGGCGCCGGTCGGACGGCCCGTCGGCATCAGGTCCGCCTATATCCTCGACGCCGATCTCAACATCGCACCCGTTGGTGTCACCGGCGAGCTGTTCATCGGCGGTATTGGGCTGGCGCGAGGCTATCTGAACCGCCGCGCGCTGACGGCGGAACGGTTTATCCCGGATCCGTTCGGCAGTAGCGGCGCGCGTCTCTACCGGACCGGCGATCTTGCGCGGTGGCGGGGGGACGGCGTGATCGAATATGTCGGCCGCGCGGACCAGCAAGTGAAGATCCGCGGCTTCCGCATCGAACTCGGAGAGATCGAGGCGCGCCTGCTCGAGCAGCGCGGCGTGCGCGCCGCCGCCGTGGTGACGCGCGAGAGCAGGACCGGGCGTCAGTTGATCGCCTATGCGAGCGGCGAGCCGATGCTCGACGGCCGCGCCTTGCGCGATGCGCTGTCGGCCAATCTGCCTGATTATATGGTGCCATCGACGATCGTTCTGCTCGAGCAATTGCCGCTGACCCTCAATGGCAAGATCGACCGTCGCGCATTGCCGTCGCCGGATGAGGATGGCCAGGCACACCGCGGTTATGAAGCGCCCGAGGACGAAATCGAGATCGCGCTGGCGAAGATCTGGGCCGAACTGCTCGGTGTCGAGCAGATCGGACGTAACGATCACTTCTTCGAGCTCGGAGGGCACTCATTGCTGGCGGTGCGGGTGCTCAGCCGGGTGTCGCAGGAGATCGGCGTGTCGATCCCGGTTTCAGATCTGTTCGTTCACCCCGACCTCGCGTCGTTCGCGCGGGTCGTGTCGATCAGGCTGATCGAGCAGGAGTTCGATGCAGACGAACTCCAGGATCTGATCGCGGCGGGGCAGTGA
- a CDS encoding TauD/TfdA family dioxygenase, giving the protein MSVFSVQPLIEGKSLPLLLKADKAGQPLGAALPRLRDTVDRHLTDCGGIVFRDFSLDGPDAFRAFAADFGHPLLTYEFGSTPRSQVTSGVYTSTEYPPHQHIPLHNEQAYTRDWPMKIWFYCMQPALQGGETPVADSRAIYRDMPPAIRERFAEKGVMYVRNYGNGLDVDWQQVFGTESRSEVEAYCAGHDIECEWKQDGELRTRQICQGTARHPVTGEWVWFNQAHLFHVSNLEPEVRESLLDVVGDETELPRNVLYGDGSPIDDETLSTVRNVLETHKISFPWQAGDVAMLDNMLTAHARAPFKGPRKVIVAMAEAHRQG; this is encoded by the coding sequence ATGAGCGTATTCTCCGTCCAGCCACTCATTGAAGGCAAAAGTCTTCCGTTGTTGCTGAAGGCCGACAAGGCCGGGCAGCCGCTTGGCGCGGCGCTTCCCAGGCTGCGCGACACCGTCGACCGGCATTTGACCGATTGCGGCGGCATCGTGTTTCGCGATTTCTCTCTCGATGGCCCTGACGCGTTCCGGGCGTTCGCGGCCGATTTCGGTCATCCGCTGCTCACGTACGAGTTCGGATCGACGCCGCGCTCGCAGGTCACCTCCGGCGTCTACACCTCCACGGAATACCCGCCGCACCAGCATATCCCGCTGCATAACGAGCAGGCCTACACGCGCGATTGGCCGATGAAGATATGGTTCTATTGCATGCAGCCGGCGCTGCAAGGCGGCGAGACGCCGGTCGCCGACAGCCGCGCCATCTATCGCGATATGCCGCCGGCGATTCGGGAGCGCTTCGCCGAGAAGGGCGTGATGTATGTGCGAAACTACGGCAACGGGCTCGATGTCGACTGGCAGCAGGTGTTCGGCACCGAGTCCAGATCAGAGGTCGAGGCCTATTGCGCCGGGCACGACATCGAATGCGAATGGAAGCAAGACGGCGAGCTTCGCACGCGCCAGATCTGTCAGGGGACGGCACGGCATCCGGTAACGGGAGAGTGGGTCTGGTTCAATCAGGCCCATTTGTTTCACGTCTCCAACCTCGAACCGGAGGTCCGCGAGAGCTTGCTCGACGTGGTCGGCGACGAGACCGAACTGCCGCGCAACGTCTTGTACGGCGACGGCTCGCCGATCGACGATGAAACGCTGTCTACCGTCCGCAACGTTCTCGAAACGCACAAGATCAGCTTTCCCTGGCAGGCCGGCGATGTGGCGATGCTCGACAACATGCTTACCGCGCATGCGCGCGCGCCGTTCAAGGGGCCCCGCAAGGTGATCGTCGCGATGGCGGAAGCGCATCGGCAGGGCTGA